ATTATATACATCAGTGCGTAGGGGTGTTCGCCCTCAGACTGTTGACAAAGCCCACACCGATTGGAAAGTCGGGGTTTTCCAGCCCCAACTATTTCTATGAGGTTGAGATATTTTTCAATATTAACTTTTATCAACAACCTGACTCGCCGGACGAATGAGAAACCCGACCTGCTATGTTCTGGAAAAAGCCGGAGACATTCCGGATAAATTAATCTTGATTTATCAGCAATTATAGTTATTTTATTAACAGTGGCATCAAATAAAATATTTGATACGGAAAAAACCTAATGAAAAACGATCTTTCATCAAACTCTAAAAATACCGGGAAGCCTAAACTGCTGCATAAACAAAACGCTGAACCTGATAAATCACAACCAGAATTAATAGCGACCGAAGAAGATATACTCAAAAGCGGGTTTCGATTTTTTAGTGCTGTCAAGGAAGCGCCTTTAGTCGTATTTACTTTTAACAAAAACGGGATTATAATATCCTTAGCGGGCGGCAGTTTAAACAAACTCGGAATTAAATCCAAAAACTATATTGGCAAGTCAGTTTTTAGTATTTTTAAAAATATTATCGATAGAAAACATTTTGAGGATGTTCTTAACGGAAAATTATCAAAATCAATTATAAGAATAGATGATTTATCATTTGAAACCCACTATTCTCAATTGCTGAATGAAAAAGACGAGATTATAGGCATTGCCGGTGCAGCCATAGATATTTCAGAACGTAAAAGCACTGAAGACAAATTGAATAGTACATTAGAAAGCCTGAATGATTTTAAATATATTGTTGCAAAAAGCCCCGCAGTAGTTTTCCGTTGGCGGTTTACTGAAAAATGGCCTGATGAATGGCATTTAGAGTTTCTCTCGGATAATATATTTCAGTTTGGCTATAAGGCAAACGATGTTTTATCAGGACGCATTTCCTGGCAAGAAATCTCCCATCCCGATGATGCCGAAAGGTTGGAAAAAGAAATTGCTGATTATATCAAAAAGGGTATTACGGATTTTTCTCAGAAATATAGAATAATAACCAAATCAGGTGAAATACGCTGGATTGAAGATCAGACGACGGCGATTAAAGATTCTCACGGTAAAATCACTCATTTTCAAGGAATCCTTTTTGATGTTACCGAACGCAAGCAGGCGGAGGAAGAGTTACGCGAAACCTACAAAATTATTAGCAAAAGTCCAGCGGCGGTATTCCTTTGGAAAAACGAGCAGAATTGGCCAGTTGAATTCGTTACTAATAATGTTAAAAAGTTGTTTGGCTATACGGCTGAGGAATTTGTAGCCGGTCAGATATCTTATGATAGAGTTATTCATCCCGATGATTTGGATAGGGTGATGGATGAGGTAACCGGATATAGTAAGGATGAAGGAATAGAGGGGTTTACTCATAAGCCATACCGGATTATTACCAAAGATGGTGATACTAAATGGATTGACGACATAATGGAAGTCAGGAAAGGCAAGGATGGAAAAATAACGCACTATCAGGGTATCGTTATCGATATTACCGAACGCAAAGAGGCAGAGGAAGAGCTGCAAGAAAAAGAGGAAAGGATAAGAGCGCAATTTAAAGGTATTCCTATACCCACTTATTCTTGGAAAAGAGTAAATAACGACTTTGAGCTGGTTGATTATAACGATGCAGCTATGGAAATTACCCAGAACAAGATTAAAGATTTAATTGGAGTAAAAGCAAAAGACTTATACCATGATAAACCGGAAATTTTAAGAGATTTACGGCGATGTTTTAATAATAGAATAACTATCAATAAAGAGATATTGTATTATTACAAAACTACTGGCGAATCCAAATATCTATCGGTAAGATATGCTTATGTGCCTTCCGATTTAGTGATTGTCCATACTGAGGATATTACCGAGATAAAACAAATTGAGATGCGAAATGAAGTTAAACTGCAGTTTTTGGCAAATCTACGCAGCGCTGCAAATATTAATGAATGTCTCAGACTTGGCTGTATGGCAATATGTGAGGCAAAACTGTTTAAACAAGCAATAGTGATTATAAATAATAGCAAAAAAGAAATTACCAATCTTGAACAGATAGGTTCAGATGATAATTCTATACAATCCTCGAAAGATAATTTTGTTCACGATATGGAACTGCTAAAAGATGTAGAATCGAGAAAATATCGTATTAGTAATTCCTATTTCATTCCCGAAGAAGCAAACGCTTTTTCTGAAAAGGCTCAAGAATTTGTTGAGAAAATGCCCGAATCGGCAAACGATAATTCATTATGGAAGACCGGCGATAGGCATATTGTTCCGATTATTGGCATTGATAATCAATACGAGGGCTTGCTTTATGTGGATACACCTTTCAATAAAAAAAGACCGGCTTTAAATACAGTAGTTTACTTGGAAGAAATTATTGATATTGTCATGAAGAAAGTTCACGAACTTCAAATTCTCATAAAGCTTCAAAAAGAAAGGCAAATGCTTCAAGAAAAAAATATAGCCTTAAAAGAGATATTATCCCATATCGAAGAAGAGAAAGTGGAATTTAGAGCGCAAATTGCTAAGAATATCGATAAAACAATTATGCCTGCCTTTACGAAACTTATTAAAAATGACGGAACAGTGAACCATACTTGTTATAGCTTCATTATGAATTGCTTAGAAAAATTTGTATCCTCTGCAGGCGGTATGCTGTATTCTTATTCCAAATTATCGGGTAGAGAAAAAGAAGTTTGCACTATGATAATGGGC
This DNA window, taken from Candidatus Zixiibacteriota bacterium, encodes the following:
- a CDS encoding PAS domain-containing protein; translation: MKNDLSSNSKNTGKPKLLHKQNAEPDKSQPELIATEEDILKSGFRFFSAVKEAPLVVFTFNKNGIIISLAGGSLNKLGIKSKNYIGKSVFSIFKNIIDRKHFEDVLNGKLSKSIIRIDDLSFETHYSQLLNEKDEIIGIAGAAIDISERKSTEDKLNSTLESLNDFKYIVAKSPAVVFRWRFTEKWPDEWHLEFLSDNIFQFGYKANDVLSGRISWQEISHPDDAERLEKEIADYIKKGITDFSQKYRIITKSGEIRWIEDQTTAIKDSHGKITHFQGILFDVTERKQAEEELRETYKIISKSPAAVFLWKNEQNWPVEFVTNNVKKLFGYTAEEFVAGQISYDRVIHPDDLDRVMDEVTGYSKDEGIEGFTHKPYRIITKDGDTKWIDDIMEVRKGKDGKITHYQGIVIDITERKEAEEELQEKEERIRAQFKGIPIPTYSWKRVNNDFELVDYNDAAMEITQNKIKDLIGVKAKDLYHDKPEILRDLRRCFNNRITINKEILYYYKTTGESKYLSVRYAYVPSDLVIVHTEDITEIKQIEMRNEVKLQFLANLRSAANINECLRLGCMAICEAKLFKQAIVIINNSKKEITNLEQIGSDDNSIQSSKDNFVHDMELLKDVESRKYRISNSYFIPEEANAFSEKAQEFVEKMPESANDNSLWKTGDRHIVPIIGIDNQYEGLLYVDTPFNKKRPALNTVVYLEEIIDIVMKKVHELQILIKLQKERQMLQEKNIALKEILSHIEEEKVEFRAQIAKNIDKTIMPAFTKLIKNDGTVNHTCYSFIMNCLEKFVSSAGGMLYSYSKLSGREKEVCTMIMGGATSKEIANDLNIALATVCKYREKIRKKLGLTNKKINLITALKIL